In Microbacterium sp. zg-Y818, the genomic window CGCCATCTCGATCCCCACGAGCGTGCTCATCACGTTCATCGGCATTCAGGCGTTCGGCTACTCGTTGAACATCCTGACCCTCGGCGCCCTGACGATCGCGATCGGCCGGGTCGTCGACGATTCCATCGTCGTGATCGAGAACATCAAGCGTCACTACGTCGGATCCGCAGACAAGATGCGGTCGATCCTGCTGGCGGTGCGAGAGGTGGCGGCGGCCATCACGGCCTCGACCATCACCACCGTGGCGGTGTTCCTGCCCATCGCCTTCCTCGGCGACGTGACCGGCGAGCTCTTCCGGCCGTTCGCGCTGACGGTGACGATCGCGATGACCGCGTCGCTTTTCGTGTCGCTGACGATCGTGCCCGTGCTGGCCTACTGGTTCCTGCGCCCCGGCAAGGAGCTCATCGGCCCCGACGGCGAGCCCATCGACCCCGAGGACCCGGCCGCCCCGCCCTCGCGGCTGCAGAAGGCCTACCTGCCCGTGCTGCGATGGACCCTGCGCCACTCGGCGGTGACCCTGCTGCTGGCTCTGCTGGTGCTCGCGGGCACTGTCGCCGTTGCGCCGTTCATGAAGACGAACTTCCTCGGCGACACCGGGCAGAACACCTTCACCGTGACGCAGGACCTCGGTCCGGCCGCGTCGCTCGAGGCGAAGGATGCCGCGGCCGCGATCGTCGAAGACGCGCTGCTGGGTGTCGACGGCGTCGAGACCGTGCAGGTGTCGATCGGCTCGAGCGGATCGGCGCTGGCCGACGCGTTCTCAGGTGGGGCGAGCGGGGCGACGTTCTCGGTCACCACCGACCCCGAGGCCGACCAGCTCACCGTGCGCGAAGACGTGCTCGACACGGTCGCGGATCTGTCCGACGTCGGAACCGTCGCGCTGTCGACCGGCGGCGGGTTCGGGTCGAGCGACATCGAGATCGACGTCACCGCACCCGACCAGACGACGCTGCAAGAGGCGACGGATGCCGTCGTCGACGCGATCGAGGGGCGCGACGGTGTCGAGCAGGTCACGACGAACCTGGCCGCCTCGCTGCCGTACATCGCCGTGGTCGTCGACCGTGACGCCGCGGCACGGCTGGGGCTGTCGGAGGTCGCCGTCGGCGCGCTGGTGTCAGGTGCGATGCAGCCGCAGCAGGTGGGATCGGTCGAGATCGACGACACGACGCTGACGGTCTACCTCGCCGCCTCCCAGACGCCGACGACGCTGGCGGACCTGCAGAATCTGCAGGTGCCGACCGCCGCGGGGCCGGTCGCGCTGTCGGAGGTCGCCACGGTCGAAGAGAGCCAGAGCCCCACTTCGATCACCACCGAGGGCGGCCAGCGCACCGCCACCGTCGTGGTCACCCCCTCCGGAGACGACCTCACCGCGGCCTCTACGGTCGTGAGTGAGGCGCTTGCGGGCGCCGACCTGCCTGCCTCGGCCGACGCCACCGTCGGCGGCGTGCTGTCACAGCAGCAGGATGCCTTCTACCAGCTGGGCCTGGCCCTGCTGGCGGCGATCCTCATCGTCTACATCGTCATGGTCGCCACCTTCAAGTCGCTCCGTCAGCCGCTGCTGCTGCTGATCTCGGTGCCGTTCGCGGCGACGGGCGCGATCCTGCTGCAGATCGCCACCGGGGTGCCGCTGGGCGTGGCATCCCTCATCGGCGTGCTCATGCTGATCGGCATCGTGGTGACGAACGCCATCGTGCTGGTCGACCTCGTCAACCAGTACCGCGTGAAGGGGCTCTCCGCGCACGACGCCACCATCGCCGGCGGGGCGCGACGTCTTCGTCCCATCCTGATGACCGCGCTGGCGACGATCTTCGCGCTGACCCCGATGGCGCTCGGGATCACCGGCAGCGGCGGATTCATCTCGCAGCCGCTCGCGATCGTCGTCATCGGCGGACTGATCTCGTCGACCGTGCTGACGCTGCTCGTACTGCCGACCCTCTACAACCTCGTCGAGGGCGCCCGTGAGCGCCGCCAGTCGCGGCGGTCGGGCGCGCTCGTTCCCGCGGCCGCGGGTGCCGCCGCCGTCGCTGTGCCGAAGAGTCGGCGGGACCTTCGTGAGCGTGGCGCGACGGGGTCGCTCCCGGTCGTGATCGCGAACGCGACGGGACCGGTCGGATCCGCGCCCGTCGACGCAGGTACCGAGCTTGACGACGCAACGACGGCGCCCGGCGCCGAGCCCGCCGCGGTGGATCCGACAATCGCGGATCCCGATGCTGCGGAGCCCTTCGTGACCGCCGAACCGACGGATCCGCCCACCGATGCCGCGACCGACACGGCGACCGAGGGCGCCCGGCTCTCTGCGCTCACGAAGGCCGTGCAGCCAGCCCGCGTGGGCGAGAATGCCCCCGCCGAAGCCGAAGCCGAAGCCGAAGCCGAAGCCGAAGCCGAAGCCGAAGCCGAAGCCGAAGCAGAAGCCCCGGTCGACGACGCGGACGCCGACCGCCGCTGACGTCAGTCGGCCCGGGTGATCACACCCCAGTGCAGCAGCCACTCCTCGCCCGGCTCGAGCATGCGGATTCCGGTGCCCGAGTTCAAGGCGTCGGGCGGGGCGGTCATCGGCTCGATGGCGATCGCCACGTCCTGCCCGGGGAAGCGGTCGGTCGTGAAGACCTGCAGGTAGTCGAAGCCGGGGCCGGCCCAGAGGTCGAGGCTCCTGCCGTCGGGTGCGGTGAGGACGGCGTGGGCGTTGCCGGCGCCGTCCCGCGCGACCGTGCCGTACGCGGTGTCGAGGTCGAGCTCGCCCACCGGGCGCGGCGTCCGCAGGTCGGTGGCGTCGTCCACGGGG contains:
- a CDS encoding efflux RND transporter permease subunit; amino-acid sequence: MSNLAVLSLKNRALIALITIVAAVFGGLALTNLKQELIPSIEFPALTVVATYPGASPEVVSNDVSLPIENAIQAVPGLESTTATSTTNASIIQASFTYGTDLATAEQKILQAINRIEGQLPESVDPQVFSLSIDDLPVIQLAVTGYDDEAAIQELLESTVIPDLEDVPGVNSAEVVGGAGQRITITPDQAALAAAGFSQQAINDALDQNGILFPGGGITEADRTLTVQTGAKITSVEEIGNLPLVPTDAAQFGDDVVTIADVATVEAGKDPQTSISRVDGEPALTIAVTKLPSANTVEVSTGVLDALPGLEDALDGAATFTVVFDQAPFIQESIAALAEEGLLGLAFAVLVILVFLLSVRSTLVTAISIPTSVLITFIGIQAFGYSLNILTLGALTIAIGRVVDDSIVVIENIKRHYVGSADKMRSILLAVREVAAAITASTITTVAVFLPIAFLGDVTGELFRPFALTVTIAMTASLFVSLTIVPVLAYWFLRPGKELIGPDGEPIDPEDPAAPPSRLQKAYLPVLRWTLRHSAVTLLLALLVLAGTVAVAPFMKTNFLGDTGQNTFTVTQDLGPAASLEAKDAAAAIVEDALLGVDGVETVQVSIGSSGSALADAFSGGASGATFSVTTDPEADQLTVREDVLDTVADLSDVGTVALSTGGGFGSSDIEIDVTAPDQTTLQEATDAVVDAIEGRDGVEQVTTNLAASLPYIAVVVDRDAAARLGLSEVAVGALVSGAMQPQQVGSVEIDDTTLTVYLAASQTPTTLADLQNLQVPTAAGPVALSEVATVEESQSPTSITTEGGQRTATVVVTPSGDDLTAASTVVSEALAGADLPASADATVGGVLSQQQDAFYQLGLALLAAILIVYIVMVATFKSLRQPLLLLISVPFAATGAILLQIATGVPLGVASLIGVLMLIGIVVTNAIVLVDLVNQYRVKGLSAHDATIAGGARRLRPILMTALATIFALTPMALGITGSGGFISQPLAIVVIGGLISSTVLTLLVLPTLYNLVEGARERRQSRRSGALVPAAAGAAAVAVPKSRRDLRERGATGSLPVVIANATGPVGSAPVDAGTELDDATTAPGAEPAAVDPTIADPDAAEPFVTAEPTDPPTDAATDTATEGARLSALTKAVQPARVGENAPAEAEAEAEAEAEAEAEAEAEAEAPVDDADADRR